TTTTCCTCAGCGGCTTCCTGAAGCAACATGTCCACGGCTGCTGCCGCATCCACTTCATTCATTTCCATATGGTACATACTCTGTACCGCTAATTCCCTCGCCAGACGTCTTTTCATGCCCTGCCTCCTACGCTTGCCTATATCTATTTTTCATTCTAACCAATTTCCACAAAAAAACCTGTGAACGCATCCTCCAAAACGTTGGGCGCAAAGAAGCTACAGCTCTATTTTTGGAGAACACGTATCACAGGGTTCATTTAAAAGGACGCCAACGTTGCGACAACCAATCGCCCCATTCCTTCCAAGGGAGGAATGAACCGAGCGCTGAATCGCTACGTCTTCCTAGCGTATATCCGATGAACACCATCAATGCAAAGAACAACATATTCCAAAAGCCTGCCCACAAATAAATAAAACCGAAAAAAATACCAGCCGTGATCCCCATGATCCGGCCCTTGTAACTTCCCCATATTTCTTTCCAGGGCATCAGGGAAAATCACCTCTATTCCACACGACTCTTAAAGCTGGGTGACTGAGAAACATTAGCGATGTACACCGATACATTGGACACAGGAATTCCTGTAATTTCTTCCACATGATCGTGTACCCCCTTTTGTACCTCGGAGGTTAACACCGGAATGGAGCTTTCCCCGTCTACAACCGCCCGAATCGTAATATCAAGTCCCGAATCCAACACACGAACGCGTGCTTTCAAATCCTGCATCCCGCGAAATCGGGAAGCTGCTTTGAGGCACAGATTTTCAATGGTATCCACTGAAATCTGAATGTCACCGTATTCCGTTCGTTGATCAATAGAATGCTGTACGGTTTGGTTCCGTCGAATAGAGATATAAAAAAAACGAAGACTCAATAACAACAGAACCCCTGCAATAATCAGGCTGGTAAACCACACTACTCGCTCATCCTCAATACTTAAAACATACGGAATGGCCCCGCTCAGGAGGAGGATGGCGAGAATGGAAATAATTCCGATACTTAAGCTGTACAAGAACAGCAGAAGTCTGTCCATAACTTTAGCCACGAAACGCACAGCCTCCTTAAATTAGAGTAAACCCTCGACCCATAAGGGTCGGGGGTTTGTACAAAGTATCGCTCTATTTAACCCGTCCGGCGCCCAGCACTTCCGGCTCTTCTACTTTATCGGCATTTTTGAATTGAACATCATGAATTTGCACGTTCACTTCAACAACGTTAAGACCTGTCATGTTCTCAATCGAACGCTTAACATTATGCTGAATAGCAGCAGCCACCTCAGGCAGACGGTTACCGTACTCAATAATGACGGAGACGTCTACAGCAGCTTCACGCTGTCCGACTTCCACTTTTACACCTTTAGATAAATTTTTGCGGCCTAGCAGTTCGGCAAACCCACCAGCAAATCCGCCACTCATTCCCGCCACGCCCGGTACCTCAACGGTAGCCAGTCCGGCAATGACTTCAATAACTTCTGGGGCAATTTGAATCTCCCCAATTTCTGTACGTTCGAATTCGGTTGGCACTGTGCTCATACCTTCAACACCTTTCGGTCAAAATAAGTTTCATTCCAGCTTTAGATTTCAAAGCAGACATGCTCACTTATTATCCATACTATATCATTTGGCGTTCATTATGACAAACGGAGGAAATATACCGATTAAACTTCGTTTTCCTCCAAAAATTTAATATCAAAATCGCCTTTAATAAAGGTCGGATGCTCTAGCAAGCGCTGATGAAAAGAAATCGTTGTGGGTATGCCCTCAATAGCAAACTCAGTCAAAGCCCGCTTCATTTTGGCAATTGCATCCTGCCGTGTAGGTGCCCACACAATCAGCTTGGCGATCATAGAGTCATAATAAGGAGGAATGCTATAACCTGGATATACTGCACTGTCTACCCGTACCCCAGGACCGCCTGGAGGCAGATAAAATCCGATTTTACCCGGTGCAGGCATAAAATTACGATCCGGATCCTCAGCGTTAATACGGCACTCTATCGCCCAACCATTGATGGTGACTTCTTCCTGCGTAAAGGAAAGCGGATGCCCTTCAGCGACAGAAATCATTTCCTTAATCAGGTCTACACCAGTAATCATTTCTGTTACGGGATGTTCTACCTGAATACGTGTATTCATTTCCATGAAATAGAAATTGTTGTCCGGGCCGAGCAAAAATTCGAGAGTACCTGCACCAGAGTATTGAACGGCCAAAGCTGCACGAACAGCTGCCTGACCCATTTCTTCACGGACATCCTGCGAAAGTACAGGACATGGTGCTTCCTCCAACAACTTCTGACGACGACGCTGCACAGAGCAGTCCCGTTCGCCCAAATGGGCAACATTACCATGCTTGTCCGCTATGATCTGTATTTCCACATGTTTCATACCGGTCAAATATTTTTCTAGGTACACACCCGCATTGCCAAATGCTTTTTGCGCCTCCTGCTGAGCGGTAGTGATTTGCTGAATGAGGTTATCCTCATCTTCGGCGATACGAATACCTTTACCTCCGCCTCCTGCTGTGGCCTTGATAATTACCGGATATCCGATATCACGTGCGATGCCGATCGCATCCTGCAAATCCTCAACCAGCCCGTCTGAACCCGGAATAACTGGAACTCCGGCATCCTTCATGGTCTGCTTAGCTACGGCCTTATCTCCCATTTTGTTAATGGCTTCAGGAGAAGGACCAATAAACGTAATATTACACGATTCGCAAATTTCAGCGAAGTCTGCGTTTTCCGCCAAAAATCCGTAACCTGGATGAATGGCATCACATTCAGTCAATGTAGCAACGCTCATCAGATTCGTAAAATTAAGGTAGCTGTCCTTAGATAGCGTCGGTCCGATACAGTAAGCCTCATCTGCGAGACGCACATGTAACGAATCCTTGTCAGCTTCCGAATATACAGCAACTGTCGAAATATTCATTTCGCGGCAAGCGCGAATGATACGAACCGCAATTTCTCCACGATTCGCAATCAATACTTTTTGAAATGTCATGACTTTATCCTCCCTGGGAGCAGTCTTGCCGAACCCTCAAAAGAGGGTGCAAACAAGCTTTTTACTCCGGTTTCACAAGGAACAATGGCTGGCCATACTCGACCAACTGTCCGTTTTCGGCCAAAATTTCCACAATTTCGCCCTTCACTTCAGCTTCCAGCTCGTTCATCAGCTTCATCGCTTCAATGATACATACCGTTGTTTTTTCGCCCACTTTGCTGCCGATACTCACATACGGAGCCGTATCCGGTGATGAAGAACTATAGAAAGTGCCTACCATCGGAGATACGATTTTATGTAGATTGCTTGCATATTCCCTCGGTTCTCCAGCAGTTGTAGATCCAACATCGGACTGTACTTGTGGATTTGGAATAACAGCTTGTGGTGCCACTGCATAAGCAGGTGTTGCCACAGGAGCCTGTACTGTAACGATTTCGCTTTTGCCCGGTTTCCGGATCAACAAGCGAGTTCCTTCATTTTCAATTTCAAGCTCATGCACAGACGTTTCATCCACCAGCTTGATCAATTCCTTAATCTCGCTTAATTTAAACATCTCTATTAATCACTCCTTCAGCATTTTGCCGGTTGCTGATAACATTGTTGAAACAGCTTTATGTATTATATCACAATCATTAAAAATAGAAAGAGCCCGGAATAATGCAGAAATCCGGGCTTTTTCGCGTTTTTTGTCTTATTGTGTAACATATTGGACACTGATCTTATCCTGCGTTACATTCAGTTCCTTCATGACTTTGTCGACAATTGTTACCGCTTGCTTAGCATCCAATTTTTCACTCAGAACCACTACTTTGTATTTATCAGCGTCTTCCTCACGGACGACCGCATTGGCGAACTGTTGCTGAAGCTCTTCTTCAATTCCAGTAATTTTAGCCTGCTTATCTTCAAGTACATGTAATTCCTTTTGAGCCTCCGCAGCTTTCTTTGGTGTGCTGTCGTTCATTGCGGTAGTCAGTTCATCATTTTTCTTCTGATTTTCCACGTCCCGTTCCAGCAAATAGTTGTCAATCACAGCTGCTGCTGTAGGTTGGGCAGCTTGATCAGTTGCCACTTGATCCAGTACCTGCTGGTCGGTTTTGGCTGTAGAGGCTGCTTTGTCGTCATTTTGTGCTGTCGCGTCCGTCTTAGTCGCTGTTGTGTTTTGATTGGATGTCGCCGGTTCAGTAGTAGGGGTAGCTGCCGTACCTTTGTCGCCTTTTGAGTTTTCTGTTGCTGGGTCAGTTGTAGAAGCCGTATCCGACTTTGTGGAATTTGCTGATGCTCCATCAGTTACTTCTCCATTCGTCACTACTTCGTTTACCTTCAGTTCGTTCAATTGTTCCTCTGCCTTCGTCGTTGCTTCCTGTGCGGCATCCTGCTTAACCTTGCTCACTTGTTCACTATCGGCTACTGGTGGATTTGCAGGGCTTGAGTCCTCCGTAAACAAATAATACGCAGACAGCACGACCATTAAACTCAGCATGGACACCAGCCAAACGGTTTGTCTTTTATTATTCATGTTCCGTCCTCCATATTCATTAATGGTTTAAAATATAAACTTCTTTGTTCCTGAATTCCAAATTATCCCTGCTTGCGCGGTACGACTGAAATTTTGTAGGAAGGTACATTTAGCCCCTTCTGTACAGCATCGACAATTAGCTGCTTCACTGTAGGGTTTTCTGCCCCCATAGCCACAACAAGCACTCCCCTCACCTGCGGTTTTACTTTTTTTGTCACAATCGGGGTGTGCTGACCACCAGATGATTCATAGGTGACAATTTCGCCATCACGTGTATATTGAGTAGTGTGCCGTTGTCCACCATTGGCGTCCGTCTCATTGTTCTCTTCCTGCATGTCCTTTACATTGCGTTGAACGATAACTTCTTCGGTGGAGTCTACCGTAACCATGACATCAACGGTTCCTACGCCAACAATCTGCTCCAGCATCTGTTTCATATTGTCCTCAAAAACCTTCTCAATCCCGGCAAAAGAACTTTCTTCACCTGTTGTTGTCTCTAACGTAGGCTCATTTTTCATCACGCCAGGCGGCTCACGCCCTACGTTTTCTGGATCAACCTTTTTTACATTAACGAATGAATTAAAGAGCATAATCGCTACACCGATAAGGCCAAGAATAAGCAACCAACGAAATGAATTGAACCTTTTCGCCCCATCCGCCCCTCCACCCAGCCATTGCTCCAGCTTTTTCAGCCATTTGCTCATTTCTGCTCACCTCCTGTTACCATTCATGTGTTCCATCCTGCGAAGAAAGCACCTGAACATTTTTGCTATCTATCCCCCATTTTTCACGTAAAAGTCCTGTAATTAAGCCAAATGCTTTCGTATCTGTTGGCTTTCCGTCCTCAACAGTTTTGTCAGGATTACGATCATTCTCTCGCGTTCCTTCATTAAAATCTGAAGTTTTTGCATGTGTTGGCTCTACACGAATATTCACTGTCTTTTCGGTTACAGGCTCCACCATAATCGGCTTGACATCTGCACCAGGCGAGACGTCTGTGTTTTTCTTTTCTTTTTCTGGCTGCTGTTCTGCCAATTGGACCACTACCGACTGGACACCCGTTCCTGCCTCCAGCCCTGATTCCTCCTGTTGAATCTTTGCAAGGGTAACCTGGACCGACTGAATTGCTAACCCAGTATACTGTTCCAACTGTCCTTTCATTTCCTTAGCTACCTCTTTGCCAGCCCATTGCATGGAGCTTTGTTCTTGCTGTAGCTTTAACTGGCTGCCTTTTGCTAGAATCTCCTCCAATGTCGGTTCCCTCTTGCCTGTCTCAGCCTGACGTTGAAGATCCAATGCTCGCCCTAGAACCTCGGAAGGACTGGTACTCAGTAAGCGCACGACCGGAGACAGCAACGTCAGCAGAATAAGCAGGCTGAGAACGAGTTTGACATACCTCTCCATAGATCGGCTCGGTAAGATCATATCGACAAAAGAAGCCAGCAACACGATTAGCACCAGTTCCTTGAGCCAGCCTGCCAGCCAGGTCACGTCACTCTCCTCCCCCCTTGTTGGTTTACGTGCATTGGTTCACCTCATCATGACTGTCATATTGCCTGCTGCGAGCATGACTGTAATTGCAAGGAAGGACATCAATCCCACTGCTGCCAGCGCCGCGAAAACATAAATCATGCTCTTGCCGATCGCATCCAGACATGCCACGATAGGCGTATCACCCAAAGGCTGCATGATCGCTGCTGTCACTTTATAAATGAGCGCCAGCGTCAGAATCTTGAGGGCGGGAAAGGCGCACAGGAACAAAATAATAATGACTCCTACCAGACCAATGGCATTTTTAACGAGCAGCGAAGCCGAAATAACTGTATCTGTCGCATCTGCCAACGCCTTGCCGACCACCGGAACAAAGCTACCTGTAATATATTTGGCTGTACGGATCGTTAATCCGTCAGTAACGGACGATGTCAAGCCTTGTACCGAAATGACTCCTAGAAAAATGGTC
The Paenibacillus peoriae DNA segment above includes these coding regions:
- the spoIIIAG gene encoding stage III sporulation protein AG, producing the protein MSKWLKKLEQWLGGGADGAKRFNSFRWLLILGLIGVAIMLFNSFVNVKKVDPENVGREPPGVMKNEPTLETTTGEESSFAGIEKVFEDNMKQMLEQIVGVGTVDVMVTVDSTEEVIVQRNVKDMQEENNETDANGGQRHTTQYTRDGEIVTYESSGGQHTPIVTKKVKPQVRGVLVVAMGAENPTVKQLIVDAVQKGLNVPSYKISVVPRKQG
- the amaP gene encoding alkaline shock response membrane anchor protein AmaP; its protein translation is MAKVMDRLLLFLYSLSIGIISILAILLLSGAIPYVLSIEDERVVWFTSLIIAGVLLLLSLRFFYISIRRNQTVQHSIDQRTEYGDIQISVDTIENLCLKAASRFRGMQDLKARVRVLDSGLDITIRAVVDGESSIPVLTSEVQKGVHDHVEEITGIPVSNVSVYIANVSQSPSFKSRVE
- the spoIIIAF gene encoding stage III sporulation protein AF, giving the protein MTWLAGWLKELVLIVLLASFVDMILPSRSMERYVKLVLSLLILLTLLSPVVRLLSTSPSEVLGRALDLQRQAETGKREPTLEEILAKGSQLKLQQEQSSMQWAGKEVAKEMKGQLEQYTGLAIQSVQVTLAKIQQEESGLEAGTGVQSVVVQLAEQQPEKEKKNTDVSPGADVKPIMVEPVTEKTVNIRVEPTHAKTSDFNEGTRENDRNPDKTVEDGKPTDTKAFGLITGLLREKWGIDSKNVQVLSSQDGTHEW
- the accC gene encoding acetyl-CoA carboxylase biotin carboxylase subunit produces the protein MTFQKVLIANRGEIAVRIIRACREMNISTVAVYSEADKDSLHVRLADEAYCIGPTLSKDSYLNFTNLMSVATLTECDAIHPGYGFLAENADFAEICESCNITFIGPSPEAINKMGDKAVAKQTMKDAGVPVIPGSDGLVEDLQDAIGIARDIGYPVIIKATAGGGGKGIRIAEDEDNLIQQITTAQQEAQKAFGNAGVYLEKYLTGMKHVEIQIIADKHGNVAHLGERDCSVQRRRQKLLEEAPCPVLSQDVREEMGQAAVRAALAVQYSGAGTLEFLLGPDNNFYFMEMNTRIQVEHPVTEMITGVDLIKEMISVAEGHPLSFTQEEVTINGWAIECRINAEDPDRNFMPAPGKIGFYLPPGGPGVRVDSAVYPGYSIPPYYDSMIAKLIVWAPTRQDAIAKMKRALTEFAIEGIPTTISFHQRLLEHPTFIKGDFDIKFLEENEV
- a CDS encoding SpoIIIAH-like family protein, which codes for MNNKRQTVWLVSMLSLMVVLSAYYLFTEDSSPANPPVADSEQVSKVKQDAAQEATTKAEEQLNELKVNEVVTNGEVTDGASANSTKSDTASTTDPATENSKGDKGTAATPTTEPATSNQNTTATKTDATAQNDDKAASTAKTDQQVLDQVATDQAAQPTAAAVIDNYLLERDVENQKKNDELTTAMNDSTPKKAAEAQKELHVLEDKQAKITGIEEELQQQFANAVVREEDADKYKVVVLSEKLDAKQAVTIVDKVMKELNVTQDKISVQYVTQ
- a CDS encoding Asp23/Gls24 family envelope stress response protein, which produces MSTVPTEFERTEIGEIQIAPEVIEVIAGLATVEVPGVAGMSGGFAGGFAELLGRKNLSKGVKVEVGQREAAVDVSVIIEYGNRLPEVAAAIQHNVKRSIENMTGLNVVEVNVQIHDVQFKNADKVEEPEVLGAGRVK
- a CDS encoding DUF2273 domain-containing protein, with the protein product MPWKEIWGSYKGRIMGITAGIFFGFIYLWAGFWNMLFFALMVFIGYTLGRRSDSALGSFLPWKEWGDWLSQRWRPFK
- the accB gene encoding acetyl-CoA carboxylase biotin carboxyl carrier protein, coding for MFKLSEIKELIKLVDETSVHELEIENEGTRLLIRKPGKSEIVTVQAPVATPAYAVAPQAVIPNPQVQSDVGSTTAGEPREYASNLHKIVSPMVGTFYSSSSPDTAPYVSIGSKVGEKTTVCIIEAMKLMNELEAEVKGEIVEILAENGQLVEYGQPLFLVKPE